One window of the Triticum dicoccoides isolate Atlit2015 ecotype Zavitan chromosome 3B, WEW_v2.0, whole genome shotgun sequence genome contains the following:
- the LOC119277211 gene encoding sphingosine kinase 2-like isoform X1, with protein MEDRQATGGATTKVRVNGTPAEATLSTTTGGCPELRWRCAGATVERSLALEADVLGAEASGKEVVVCAFVVEDAARPPSCAKAGGKRRRREYVFEMADGEGAGAAWGETLRGCLDSFGRPKRLFVLINPYGGKRRASKIYEAEIKPLLEAAGVEVTMQETRYRGHAREVASSLDRARYDGIVCVSGDGVLVELVNGILQRSDWEEAIKMPIGVVPAGTGNGMAKSLMHAASETCSVSDAVFAIIRGHSHKQALDVCTIVQGGKTIFSVLSTTWGLVADVDIESEKYRWMGSARFDFYALVRIMNLRRYRGSVHFVPAPGYEAYGDPVKQAETPIVEQNGESRVCSYQGPRAEFQCSDWRSIDGPFVGVCVYNVPWAAENAMAAPEAKFSDGYMDAVILKDCPKADLLALLLKMSDGSYVKSPHVTYLKVKSFRLSPGQLVEDPKRGGIIDVDGEVVARGEGTYSMIQDQDLMAYGPSVQLTVHQGLATVYCPK; from the exons ATGGAAGACCGGCAAGCCACCGGCGGCGCCACGACCAAGGTCCGCGTGAACGGCACGCCGGCCGAAGCGACGCTCTCCACCACCACAGGCGGCTGCCCCGAGCTCCGGTGGCGCTGCGCCGGAGCCACGGTGGAGAGGAGCCTCGCGCTGGAGGCCGACGTGCTCGGAGCCGAGGCGAGCGGCAAGGAGGTCGTCGTCTGCGCCTTCGTGGTGGAGGACGCCGCGAGACCTCCGTCGTGCGCCAAGGCTGGAGGGAAGAGGCGCAGGAGGGAGTACGTTTTCGAGATGGccgacggcgagggcgcgggcgccgCGTGGGGCGAGACGCTACGGGGCTGCTTGGACTCCTTCG GGCGGCCCAAGAGATTGTTCGTCCTCATCAACCCCTACGGCGGCAAAAGACGGGCAAGCAAGATCTACGAGGCAGAAATCAAGCCCCTGCTCGAAGCCGCCGGCGTCGAAGTCACAATGCAAG AGACCCGGTACCGGGGGCATGCCCGGGAGGTGGCGTCCTCTCTGGACCGTGCGAGATACGACGGGATCGTCTGCGTCAGCGGCGATGGCGTCCTCGTGGAG CTTGTGAACGGAATTCTGCAACGATCAGACTGGGAGGAAGCAATAAAAATGCCAATtggggtagttccagctg GCACAGGAAACGGCATGGCCAAATCGCTTATGCATGCTGCCAGCGAGACGTGCTCAGTTTCGGACGCCGTATTTGCCATTATCAGAGGTCATA GTCACAAGCAGGCCTTGGATGTTTGCACTATAGTGCAAGggggaaaaaccattttcagcgtgCTGTCAACTACTTGGG GTTTGGTGGCGGATGTTGACATCGAGTCTGAGAAATACAGGTGGATGGGGAGCGCGCGGTTCGACTTTTAT GCTCTGGTTCGCATAATGAACTTGCGCCGATACCGCGGAAGCGTCCACTTCGTGCCCGCCCCGGGCTACGAGGCATACGGAGATCCTGTCAAGCAAGCCGAGACTCCCATCGTGGAGCAAAACGGCGAATCTCGGGTGTGCTCTTATCAAGGTCCTAGGGCCGAGTTTCAGTGTTCAGACTGGAGATCCATCGATGGCCCgtttgtgggtgtgtgcgtctacaACGTGCCATGGGCTGCTGAGAACGCCATGGCAGCTCCTGAAGCCAAG TTCTCAGATGGCTACATGGACGCGGTCATACTGAAAGACTGTCCGAAGGCCGATCTTTTGGCTCTGCTGCTGAAGATGAGCGACGGGAGCTACGTGAAATCACCACATGTTACATATCTCAAG GTGAAATCATTTCGGTTATCGCCGGGGCAGCTCGTGGAGGATCCGAAAAGGGGCGGCATCATAGACGTGGACGGCGAGGTGGTTGCCAGAGGAGAAGGAACATACAGCATGATCCAGGATCAAGATTTGATGGCCTATGGCCCTTCTGTTCAGCTCACCGTGCACCAGGGCCTGGCCACTGTATATTGTCCCAAATGA
- the LOC119277211 gene encoding sphingosine kinase 2-like isoform X2, which translates to MEDRQATGGATTKVRVNGTPAEATLSTTTGGCPELRWRCAGATVERSLALEADVLGAEASGKEVVVCAFVVEDAARPPSCAKAGGKRRRREYVFEMADGEGAGAAWGETLRGCLDSFGRPKRLFVLINPYGGKRRASKIYEAEIKPLLEAAGVEVTMQETRYRGHAREVASSLDRARYDGIVCVSGDGVLVELVNGILQRSDWEEAIKMPIGVVPAGTGNGMAKSLMHAASETCSVSDAVFAIIRGHKQALDVCTIVQGGKTIFSVLSTTWGLVADVDIESEKYRWMGSARFDFYALVRIMNLRRYRGSVHFVPAPGYEAYGDPVKQAETPIVEQNGESRVCSYQGPRAEFQCSDWRSIDGPFVGVCVYNVPWAAENAMAAPEAKFSDGYMDAVILKDCPKADLLALLLKMSDGSYVKSPHVTYLKVKSFRLSPGQLVEDPKRGGIIDVDGEVVARGEGTYSMIQDQDLMAYGPSVQLTVHQGLATVYCPK; encoded by the exons ATGGAAGACCGGCAAGCCACCGGCGGCGCCACGACCAAGGTCCGCGTGAACGGCACGCCGGCCGAAGCGACGCTCTCCACCACCACAGGCGGCTGCCCCGAGCTCCGGTGGCGCTGCGCCGGAGCCACGGTGGAGAGGAGCCTCGCGCTGGAGGCCGACGTGCTCGGAGCCGAGGCGAGCGGCAAGGAGGTCGTCGTCTGCGCCTTCGTGGTGGAGGACGCCGCGAGACCTCCGTCGTGCGCCAAGGCTGGAGGGAAGAGGCGCAGGAGGGAGTACGTTTTCGAGATGGccgacggcgagggcgcgggcgccgCGTGGGGCGAGACGCTACGGGGCTGCTTGGACTCCTTCG GGCGGCCCAAGAGATTGTTCGTCCTCATCAACCCCTACGGCGGCAAAAGACGGGCAAGCAAGATCTACGAGGCAGAAATCAAGCCCCTGCTCGAAGCCGCCGGCGTCGAAGTCACAATGCAAG AGACCCGGTACCGGGGGCATGCCCGGGAGGTGGCGTCCTCTCTGGACCGTGCGAGATACGACGGGATCGTCTGCGTCAGCGGCGATGGCGTCCTCGTGGAG CTTGTGAACGGAATTCTGCAACGATCAGACTGGGAGGAAGCAATAAAAATGCCAATtggggtagttccagctg GCACAGGAAACGGCATGGCCAAATCGCTTATGCATGCTGCCAGCGAGACGTGCTCAGTTTCGGACGCCGTATTTGCCATTATCAGAG GTCACAAGCAGGCCTTGGATGTTTGCACTATAGTGCAAGggggaaaaaccattttcagcgtgCTGTCAACTACTTGGG GTTTGGTGGCGGATGTTGACATCGAGTCTGAGAAATACAGGTGGATGGGGAGCGCGCGGTTCGACTTTTAT GCTCTGGTTCGCATAATGAACTTGCGCCGATACCGCGGAAGCGTCCACTTCGTGCCCGCCCCGGGCTACGAGGCATACGGAGATCCTGTCAAGCAAGCCGAGACTCCCATCGTGGAGCAAAACGGCGAATCTCGGGTGTGCTCTTATCAAGGTCCTAGGGCCGAGTTTCAGTGTTCAGACTGGAGATCCATCGATGGCCCgtttgtgggtgtgtgcgtctacaACGTGCCATGGGCTGCTGAGAACGCCATGGCAGCTCCTGAAGCCAAG TTCTCAGATGGCTACATGGACGCGGTCATACTGAAAGACTGTCCGAAGGCCGATCTTTTGGCTCTGCTGCTGAAGATGAGCGACGGGAGCTACGTGAAATCACCACATGTTACATATCTCAAG GTGAAATCATTTCGGTTATCGCCGGGGCAGCTCGTGGAGGATCCGAAAAGGGGCGGCATCATAGACGTGGACGGCGAGGTGGTTGCCAGAGGAGAAGGAACATACAGCATGATCCAGGATCAAGATTTGATGGCCTATGGCCCTTCTGTTCAGCTCACCGTGCACCAGGGCCTGGCCACTGTATATTGTCCCAAATGA